The following coding sequences are from one Sphingobium sp. V4 window:
- a CDS encoding MFS transporter has product MRTATDMLRPTRARLGVLALISVATMLNYMDRAVMGVAAPALTAELKVSPEMMGFIFSAFSWTYVAAQIPGGLLLDRLGTRITYAGSLILWSFFTLLHGIAGNVAMLFGFRLALGVAEAPCYPCNSRILSSWFPQDERARANSVYAVGQYAGLAFFSPVLFWVVGSLGWRALFLIAGALGMAFGVLLYARYRDPGESLRVNSAELEHIRLGGGLTVTKQEVKIPFSWSNVRKLMSKRQILGASIGQFCGNSTLVFFLTWFPTYLATERGMDWLKSGTFAILPYIAASAGVLLGGQVSDLLIRRTGSANVGRKLPIVVGLLLASTIIAANYVQSNTLVIAIMSIAFFGQGMVNLGWTLISDVAPRQFIGLTGGVFNLCANLAGIVTPIVVGLIVGQTGSFYGALAFIGMLALIGAAAYIFVVGDVRRVELD; this is encoded by the coding sequence ATGAGGACCGCGACCGACATGCTGCGGCCTACCCGCGCGCGGCTGGGCGTGCTGGCGCTGATAAGCGTCGCCACCATGCTCAATTATATGGACCGCGCCGTGATGGGCGTCGCCGCGCCCGCCCTGACCGCGGAACTGAAGGTTTCGCCGGAGATGATGGGTTTCATTTTCTCGGCCTTCTCCTGGACCTATGTCGCCGCACAGATACCGGGCGGGCTTCTTCTGGACCGGCTGGGCACGCGTATCACCTATGCCGGATCGCTGATCCTCTGGTCCTTCTTCACCCTGCTCCACGGCATCGCGGGTAATGTGGCAATGTTGTTCGGCTTCCGTCTCGCGCTGGGCGTGGCGGAAGCGCCTTGCTACCCGTGCAACAGCCGCATTCTCAGCAGTTGGTTCCCGCAGGACGAGCGCGCGAGGGCCAATTCGGTCTATGCTGTGGGGCAATATGCGGGGCTGGCCTTTTTCAGCCCGGTTCTCTTCTGGGTCGTGGGGAGTTTGGGCTGGCGCGCGCTGTTCCTGATCGCTGGCGCGCTGGGCATGGCCTTTGGGGTGCTGCTCTACGCCCGCTATCGCGATCCAGGCGAGAGCCTCCGCGTGAACTCGGCCGAACTGGAGCATATTCGCCTTGGCGGTGGACTGACGGTGACGAAGCAGGAAGTGAAAATCCCGTTTTCGTGGTCGAATGTGCGAAAACTGATGAGCAAGCGGCAGATATTGGGTGCTTCGATCGGGCAGTTTTGCGGCAATTCTACGCTTGTCTTCTTTTTGACCTGGTTCCCGACCTATCTGGCGACTGAGCGGGGCATGGATTGGCTGAAATCGGGAACCTTTGCTATTCTACCATATATTGCCGCGTCAGCAGGGGTGCTGCTGGGCGGGCAGGTATCCGATTTGCTGATCCGTCGCACCGGGTCTGCCAATGTCGGTCGCAAGCTGCCGATCGTTGTGGGGCTATTGCTGGCGTCGACGATCATCGCGGCCAATTATGTCCAGAGCAACACGCTGGTCATTGCCATCATGTCGATCGCCTTTTTCGGCCAAGGTATGGTCAATCTGGGTTGGACGCTGATTTCAGACGTTGCGCCGCGGCAGTTCATCGGCCTGACCGGGGGCGTGTTCAACCTCTGCGCTAATCTGGCCGGGATCGTGACCCCGATCGTGGTGGGCCTGATCGTGGGTCAGACTGGCTCCTTCTATGGCGCGCTGGCCTTCATCGGAATGCTGGCCCTGATCGGAGCGGCGGCCTATATTTTTGTTGTGGGGGATGTGCGCCGGGTGGAACTAGACTGA
- a CDS encoding type II 3-dehydroquinate dehydratase, producing MGQRFIHVLNGPNLDLLGVREPHIYGQETLADVEAACLRELDGSGVSLVFRQTNAEHEMIGWLHEARAGAFGIVINPAAFSYAGYPVLDALKMCDCPIIEVHISNIHRREEEWRSRSIMTRSVTAIVSGMGIDGYALAVRHLLQIDRRNAA from the coding sequence ATGGGCCAGCGTTTCATTCATGTTCTGAACGGACCCAATCTCGACCTGCTGGGTGTGCGCGAACCCCATATTTATGGCCAGGAAACCCTGGCCGATGTGGAAGCCGCCTGCCTGCGTGAACTGGATGGAAGCGGCGTCAGCCTGGTATTCCGCCAGACTAACGCCGAACATGAAATGATCGGCTGGTTGCATGAGGCAAGGGCGGGAGCCTTCGGGATCGTCATCAATCCAGCCGCCTTTTCCTATGCGGGCTATCCGGTACTGGACGCGCTCAAAATGTGTGATTGTCCGATCATCGAGGTTCATATTTCCAATATCCACAGGCGCGAGGAGGAATGGCGATCGCGCTCCATCATGACCCGGTCGGTCACGGCCATTGTGTCGGGTATGGGTATCGACGGCTATGCGTTGGCGGTGCGCCATCTGCTCCAGATCGACCGGCGGAACGCAGCATGA
- a CDS encoding DUF3237 family protein translates to MMMDLNRRAFLTGGGAVFAGWTLGATALAAGVDEPGLEFVYEAIVTLEPTVEVGRTPLGTRRRVPITGGSFSGPRIRGKVLAGGADWQLQRADDWTVIEADYMMQADDGTQIHVRNVGLTNSRVPGAAQRYLRTIPSFEVPDGPHAWLNQAIFVGTLGPPPADAPKPSVRIRVYRVT, encoded by the coding sequence ATGATGATGGACCTGAACAGGCGCGCCTTTTTGACCGGCGGGGGTGCGGTCTTCGCGGGATGGACCCTTGGCGCAACGGCGCTTGCGGCAGGTGTGGACGAGCCGGGCCTGGAATTTGTCTACGAGGCGATCGTGACGCTGGAGCCGACCGTCGAGGTCGGGCGGACGCCGCTGGGCACGCGGCGGCGGGTGCCGATTACGGGCGGCAGCTTCAGCGGGCCGCGCATCCGGGGCAAGGTTCTGGCGGGCGGTGCCGACTGGCAGTTGCAGCGTGCGGATGACTGGACCGTGATAGAAGCTGATTACATGATGCAGGCCGACGACGGCACGCAGATCCATGTCCGCAATGTCGGCCTGACCAACAGCCGGGTGCCAGGAGCGGCGCAGCGTTATCTGCGCACTATCCCCAGTTTCGAGGTGCCGGATGGTCCTCATGCCTGGCTCAACCAGGCCATCTTCGTCGGCACGCTGGGACCGCCGCCGGCGGATGCGCCCAAGCCGTCCGTGCGTATCCGCGTCTATCGCGTGACCTGA
- a CDS encoding carboxylesterase family protein encodes MRCIALAIGLLAIASAASAQIIERPAGDPVRTEAGLVAGKILPSGVRAWLGVPFAAPPVRDLRWRDPQAHARWEGIWNADRPAPECMQSLRGRTINHYFGEEATSEDCLYLNIWSPPGPPLAGRRHPVIVWIYGGGFNVGSASMANYAGEPLAAKGAVYVAIAYRVGPLGFLAHPGLTVEGQGSSGNYGLKDQIAALQWVKRNIGGFGGDPANVTIAGQSAGSMSVSLLQASPAAKGLFHRVVGMSGSALGDLMAPVPLAEAEREGLDLQKALGAQSIEEMRDVPADRLIALAAPLRRRPIVLDEHVVPLPPKQAFAQGRQADVPAMIGFTRDESFRSLGPIADMTDYQRAIRATFPANAEQILRAYPARTLEEARRAARDVERDMTLGSQMAAWAQAQSSGKAPVFAYFFTRTHPYRPGVAFADHDPATVGAYHTADVPYWLGTLESLNRFRLTRDWTPYDRQLSDRMMDRLLAFARNGNPGNDWPAWQAARPRLLLLGDGVAPDKSGMIDWPHFRTLPLLSDNVRPAAPADRPRIRD; translated from the coding sequence ATGCGTTGCATCGCGCTTGCCATTGGCCTGCTGGCGATCGCGTCAGCGGCTTCTGCGCAGATTATCGAGCGTCCGGCGGGCGATCCCGTGCGGACCGAAGCGGGACTGGTGGCTGGGAAGATTCTGCCGTCGGGTGTCCGCGCCTGGCTCGGCGTGCCCTTCGCCGCGCCGCCGGTGCGCGATCTGCGCTGGCGCGATCCCCAGGCTCATGCGCGCTGGGAAGGCATCTGGAATGCCGATCGTCCGGCGCCCGAGTGCATGCAGTCGCTGCGCGGGCGGACCATCAATCATTATTTCGGGGAAGAGGCGACCAGCGAAGATTGCCTCTATCTCAACATCTGGTCCCCTCCTGGGCCACCTCTGGCGGGCCGCCGCCATCCCGTAATCGTCTGGATCTATGGCGGCGGCTTCAATGTCGGTTCGGCGTCCATGGCGAATTATGCGGGCGAACCGCTTGCCGCCAAGGGTGCGGTTTATGTCGCGATAGCCTATCGCGTCGGGCCGCTGGGTTTTCTGGCCCATCCCGGCCTGACGGTCGAAGGTCAGGGCAGTTCGGGCAATTACGGTCTGAAGGACCAGATCGCGGCCCTGCAGTGGGTGAAGCGCAATATTGGCGGTTTCGGTGGCGATCCGGCCAATGTGACGATAGCGGGGCAGTCGGCGGGATCGATGTCCGTCTCGCTGTTGCAGGCGAGCCCGGCGGCCAAGGGTCTGTTCCACCGCGTCGTGGGTATGAGCGGCAGCGCATTGGGCGACCTGATGGCGCCCGTGCCGCTGGCCGAGGCGGAGCGCGAGGGACTGGATCTGCAAAAGGCGCTGGGCGCACAGTCGATCGAAGAGATGCGCGATGTCCCGGCGGACCGTCTGATTGCACTGGCCGCGCCGCTGCGCCGCCGCCCCATCGTGCTGGACGAACATGTCGTGCCCCTGCCCCCCAAACAGGCATTTGCCCAAGGGCGGCAGGCCGATGTGCCCGCGATGATCGGTTTCACCCGCGACGAGTCCTTTCGGTCGTTGGGCCCCATTGCCGACATGACCGATTATCAGCGAGCCATCCGGGCCACATTCCCGGCCAATGCGGAGCAGATTCTGCGCGCATATCCCGCCCGGACGTTAGAGGAGGCCCGTCGCGCGGCTCGCGACGTGGAAAGGGACATGACGCTGGGTTCGCAGATGGCGGCCTGGGCGCAAGCACAGTCGAGCGGCAAGGCGCCGGTTTTCGCCTATTTCTTTACCCGCACCCATCCCTACCGGCCGGGCGTTGCCTTTGCCGATCATGATCCCGCGACTGTCGGCGCCTATCATACCGCCGATGTGCCTTATTGGCTGGGAACGCTGGAGAGCCTCAACCGCTTCCGCTTGACACGCGACTGGACGCCCTATGACCGGCAATTGTCAGATCGCATGATGGACCGGTTGCTGGCCTTTGCGCGCAACGGAAATCCGGGGAACGACTGGCCCGCCTGGCAGGCTGCCCGGCCGCGACTGCTTCTCCTTGGCGACGGAGTGGCACCGGACAAAAGCGGCATGATCGATTGGCCGCATTTCAGGACGCTGCCCCTGCTCAGCGACAATGTCCGGCCGGCGGCCCCCGCCGATCGACCGAGGATCAGGGATTGA